In Arthrobacter citreus, a genomic segment contains:
- a CDS encoding glycosyltransferase family 2 protein: MPDSVAVAAVTFDRPDDVAVLLGSLAAQTGNITSVSLVDSGNTPVQDIAESSAAPVTYIRSKTNLGGAGGFSLAILSALASGADWIWIMDDDAHPEDPTCLAALLEAAREQNMDVVLPLVVAPGHPDTLSFHFRLNGKLTHDRAEVEKLGFIPGVGHFFNGALIRADVFFRVGLPDLRLFIRGDETDFMIRLRRAGVRFGTVTSVALTHPAAWGEVQQVAGERLHVLVPENAFKQFYFYRNRGHLTWKYKRLRSFAADAVGYPVHFAKTRDPRGFASWLRAYASGMRGRFGPPSDFGF, translated from the coding sequence TTGCCGGACTCAGTGGCCGTAGCAGCAGTAACCTTCGACCGTCCCGATGACGTTGCAGTGCTTCTGGGCTCCTTGGCTGCCCAGACCGGCAACATTACGTCAGTTTCCTTGGTGGATTCAGGGAACACTCCGGTTCAGGATATCGCTGAGTCGTCCGCGGCGCCCGTCACCTACATCCGCTCCAAGACCAATCTGGGCGGTGCGGGCGGTTTCTCGCTGGCCATCCTTTCGGCCCTGGCCTCCGGCGCGGACTGGATCTGGATCATGGACGACGACGCCCACCCCGAGGATCCGACCTGCCTGGCAGCGCTGCTGGAGGCCGCCCGGGAACAAAACATGGATGTGGTCCTGCCGCTGGTGGTCGCCCCCGGGCATCCGGACACGCTCTCCTTCCATTTCCGACTGAACGGCAAGCTGACCCATGACCGCGCCGAGGTGGAGAAGCTGGGCTTCATCCCCGGCGTCGGGCACTTTTTCAACGGCGCCCTGATCCGCGCCGACGTGTTCTTCCGCGTCGGGCTGCCGGATCTGCGGCTTTTCATCCGCGGTGATGAAACCGACTTCATGATCCGCCTGCGCCGGGCCGGCGTGCGCTTCGGCACCGTCACCTCCGTTGCCCTGACCCATCCGGCGGCCTGGGGCGAGGTCCAGCAGGTGGCGGGGGAACGGCTGCATGTGCTGGTTCCGGAAAATGCCTTCAAACAGTTCTACTTTTACCGCAACCGCGGCCACCTGACCTGGAAATACAAGCGCCTGCGTTCCTTCGCCGCCGACGCCGTGGGTTACCCGGTCCACTTTGCCAAAACCCGTGACCCGCGCGGCTTTGCCTCCTGGCTGCGCGCCTACGCCTCCGGCATGCGCGGCCGGTTCGGCCCGCCGTCGGACTTTGGGTTCTGA
- a CDS encoding nucleoside-diphosphate sugar epimerase/dehydratase, with product MRQTSTDERGPSRDEKPALWLWSQYILDSLAWIVAIVLALVLRYELTVDQINPGGVAVFCGAAVLVQLIVGYSFALYRGRYSFGSFHEMRLLAIVTLVVAAILVMVSALFGLTIDIPRSTGMIAFPFACLFMAAMRYLKRMYVEGKARPGDQAQRTLVYGAGFLGSSLVTRMMKDPESPYYPVGLIDDDAAKKHLRLATVPVLGRLDDLREIVQRTRATVLVIAIADVEARQVREVTDHANGLNLRVLVLPPLKDMLSKGAAAGLTDFREVAVEDLIGRRPVDIHVEEVAGYLTGRKVLVTGAGGSIGSELCRQITAFDPAELIMVDRDETGLQLTQLSITGHGLLNGKDTVLADIRDSAALEEIFADRRPDVVFHAAALKHVSLLEQYPQEAWKTNVLGTANVLRAAKKANVKYFVNISTDKAANPTTVLGHSKRVAEKLTAWMAGSTGERYVSVRFGNVIGSRGSMLPLFTEQIRQGGPLTVTDPEVTRFFMTIPEACQLVIQAGAIGRGGEVLILDMGEPVKILDVARRMIDMSGKDIEIVFTGLRQGEKLHEILVGTGEDDSRPLHPKISHTAVDELNPSDLRFEDWLKKCGVDSHGGLLPPVTGIGDVRAPAAGTGGAANSGHADLRPLSGGAAERRTG from the coding sequence ATGAGGCAGACAAGCACTGACGAGCGCGGTCCTTCGCGCGACGAAAAACCTGCGCTGTGGCTGTGGTCCCAGTACATTCTGGATTCGCTGGCCTGGATCGTGGCCATAGTCCTGGCGCTGGTTCTTCGCTACGAGCTCACAGTGGACCAGATCAACCCCGGCGGTGTAGCGGTCTTCTGCGGGGCCGCGGTGCTGGTGCAGCTGATCGTTGGATATTCCTTCGCGCTGTACCGCGGAAGGTACAGCTTCGGAAGTTTCCACGAGATGCGCCTCCTGGCGATCGTCACCCTGGTGGTGGCAGCCATCCTCGTCATGGTCAGCGCACTCTTCGGACTGACCATCGACATTCCCCGCAGCACCGGAATGATCGCCTTCCCGTTTGCCTGCCTGTTCATGGCCGCCATGCGCTACCTCAAGCGGATGTATGTCGAAGGCAAGGCCCGCCCGGGCGACCAGGCGCAGCGCACCCTGGTGTACGGCGCCGGTTTCCTGGGCAGCTCGCTGGTCACCCGCATGATGAAGGACCCAGAGTCTCCGTACTACCCGGTGGGGCTGATCGACGACGATGCGGCCAAGAAGCACCTGCGCCTGGCCACCGTGCCGGTGCTGGGCAGGCTGGATGACCTCCGTGAAATTGTCCAGCGCACCCGCGCCACCGTCCTGGTGATCGCCATCGCCGACGTCGAGGCCCGCCAGGTGCGCGAAGTCACCGACCACGCCAACGGACTGAACCTGAGGGTGCTGGTCCTGCCCCCGCTGAAGGACATGCTGAGCAAGGGCGCTGCAGCCGGCCTGACCGACTTCCGCGAAGTGGCGGTGGAGGACCTCATTGGCCGGCGCCCCGTGGACATCCATGTGGAGGAAGTGGCCGGGTACCTGACCGGGCGCAAGGTGCTGGTCACCGGTGCCGGCGGTTCCATCGGCTCCGAACTGTGCCGGCAGATCACCGCCTTCGATCCCGCCGAGCTGATCATGGTGGACCGGGATGAGACCGGACTGCAGCTGACGCAGCTGTCCATCACCGGCCATGGCCTGCTCAACGGCAAGGACACCGTCCTGGCGGACATTCGGGACTCCGCAGCCCTGGAGGAAATTTTCGCTGACCGGCGGCCCGACGTCGTTTTCCATGCCGCCGCACTCAAGCATGTTTCGCTCCTGGAGCAGTACCCGCAGGAGGCCTGGAAGACCAACGTGCTGGGAACCGCGAACGTCCTGCGCGCCGCCAAGAAGGCCAACGTCAAGTACTTCGTGAACATCTCCACCGACAAGGCGGCCAACCCCACCACGGTGCTGGGACACTCCAAGCGCGTAGCCGAGAAGCTCACCGCGTGGATGGCCGGAAGCACCGGCGAACGCTACGTCTCGGTGCGGTTCGGCAACGTCATTGGCAGCCGCGGATCCATGCTGCCGCTGTTCACCGAGCAGATCCGCCAGGGCGGCCCGCTCACCGTGACGGACCCGGAAGTAACCCGCTTCTTCATGACCATCCCCGAGGCCTGCCAGCTGGTGATCCAGGCCGGTGCCATTGGCCGCGGCGGCGAAGTGCTGATCCTGGACATGGGGGAGCCGGTCAAAATCCTCGACGTTGCGCGGCGCATGATCGACATGTCCGGCAAGGACATCGAGATTGTCTTCACCGGCCTGCGGCAGGGCGAAAAACTGCACGAGATCCTGGTGGGCACGGGCGAAGACGATTCACGGCCGCTGCACCCGAAGATCTCCCACACGGCAGTGGACGAGCTCAACCCCTCGGACCTGCGGTTCGAGGACTGGCTGAAAAAATGCGGCGTGGATTCCCACGGCGGGCTGCTGCCCCCGGTCACCGGGATTGGTGATGTCCGCGCTCCCGCCGCCGGCACCGGGGGAGCGGCCAACAGCGGCCATGCCGACCTGCGCCCGCTCAGCGGCGGCGCCGCGGAACGGCGGACGGGCTGA
- a CDS encoding UDP-phosphate glycosyltransferase has protein sequence MLLALCTGAAFLASLLLPFGFIPLLRRLGVLDIPNERSSHTKVVIRGVGVTIAAGVLLGLALSLLTGLVAVDRSIVLILAVLIAAASLLGWIEDFRGLSVRVRAGLQLLLGILGTAALVWTMEQSYWWVPVGALAIAGYINVANFMDGVNGISGLHGMAVGILYTVGGVLGDQAWMTAAGAVTAAAFAAFLPWNLGRGSVFMGDVGSYLLGASVSGIAVAAFLAGVNVEYLLFPVLIYLADTFSTLLMRVSRGERWYAAHRQHVYQRLTDAGLSHLQSAAVVTLCTVLTGAAGIVVAEAGAAPKVAVTLFALAVVVLYLLSPRIFRRQRTSV, from the coding sequence ATGCTGCTGGCCCTGTGCACGGGTGCGGCGTTCCTGGCGAGCCTGCTGCTGCCGTTCGGATTCATTCCCCTGCTGCGCCGGCTCGGCGTCCTGGACATACCGAATGAGCGGTCATCCCACACCAAGGTGGTGATCCGCGGCGTTGGCGTGACCATCGCCGCCGGCGTCCTTCTGGGGCTCGCGCTGTCCCTGCTGACCGGACTGGTTGCAGTGGACCGGTCCATCGTGCTCATCCTGGCCGTGCTGATCGCTGCGGCGTCGCTGCTGGGCTGGATCGAGGATTTCCGGGGACTCTCCGTCCGGGTCCGGGCCGGCCTCCAGCTCCTCCTGGGAATCCTGGGCACCGCAGCCCTGGTCTGGACCATGGAGCAGAGCTACTGGTGGGTTCCGGTGGGGGCGCTTGCCATCGCCGGGTACATCAACGTGGCCAACTTCATGGACGGCGTCAACGGCATTTCCGGACTGCACGGCATGGCCGTGGGAATCCTGTATACGGTGGGCGGCGTGCTCGGCGACCAGGCCTGGATGACAGCCGCCGGTGCAGTCACCGCCGCCGCCTTTGCCGCCTTCCTGCCATGGAACCTGGGCCGCGGTTCGGTGTTCATGGGCGACGTCGGCAGCTATCTGCTCGGCGCGTCGGTGTCCGGTATTGCCGTGGCTGCCTTCCTGGCCGGCGTCAATGTGGAGTACCTGCTCTTCCCGGTCCTCATCTACCTGGCCGACACCTTCTCCACGCTCCTGATGCGCGTCAGCCGCGGTGAGCGCTGGTACGCCGCACACCGGCAGCACGTGTACCAGCGCCTGACCGATGCGGGACTGAGTCATCTGCAGTCAGCTGCCGTGGTCACCCTGTGCACCGTCCTCACCGGCGCGGCCGGCATCGTCGTCGCCGAAGCCGGCGCTGCGCCCAAGGTCGCCGTGACACTCTTCGCACTGGCCGTGGTGGTGCTTTACCTGCTTTCGCCGCGTATCTTTCGGCGGCAGCGCACGAGTGTGTGA
- a CDS encoding AtpZ/AtpI family protein yields the protein MSEKPGFDTESTYDSGMRVFSYIIGGIVAWGLVGWFLDNLFETQWLVLIGILFGAAAGFYLTKVHGLTGSKPAKASVGHPAHDREEAEQ from the coding sequence ATGTCTGAAAAGCCTGGCTTCGACACCGAGTCCACTTACGACTCCGGCATGCGCGTCTTCAGCTACATCATTGGCGGGATCGTCGCCTGGGGTTTGGTAGGGTGGTTTTTGGACAATCTGTTCGAAACTCAGTGGTTGGTGCTCATCGGTATTCTCTTCGGAGCTGCCGCCGGATTCTACCTGACCAAAGTGCACGGCCTGACCGGAAGCAAACCTGCGAAAGCCAGCGTCGGCCATCCAGCCCACGACCGTGAAGAAGCCGAACAGTAA
- the atpB gene encoding F0F1 ATP synthase subunit A, giving the protein MIALALPATNEGGFVPPAIDEMHLPEIFPWGAEYGTGVGKQMLLVFISVIIIAVFFILASRKGKLVPGRLQFLGEFGYGFVRNGIAKDVIGEKDFLKFVPFLFALFFFIIVNNIYGAIPFIQLPSFSHPGGAYLLAAIVYFTWIGIGIKKHGMKYFVIATVPSGVPWYILPVLVPIEIISNFLVRPITHSLRLFATMMSGHLIIMLAGAGIEYLLVLQDNILLQASSVLVLGGGIAMYMLEALIMVLQAYVFTLLTAIYIQGALADDH; this is encoded by the coding sequence TTGATCGCGCTTGCACTCCCGGCCACTAATGAAGGTGGATTCGTTCCGCCGGCCATTGACGAAATGCACCTCCCTGAGATTTTCCCGTGGGGCGCCGAGTACGGAACCGGTGTTGGCAAGCAGATGCTGCTGGTCTTCATCTCGGTCATCATCATCGCCGTGTTCTTTATCCTCGCTTCCCGCAAGGGGAAGCTTGTGCCGGGGCGGCTGCAGTTCCTGGGCGAATTCGGTTACGGCTTTGTCCGTAACGGCATCGCCAAGGACGTGATTGGCGAGAAGGACTTCCTCAAGTTTGTTCCTTTCCTCTTCGCGCTGTTCTTCTTCATCATCGTCAACAACATTTACGGAGCCATTCCGTTTATCCAGTTGCCGAGCTTCTCCCATCCGGGCGGAGCCTACCTGCTGGCCGCGATCGTCTACTTCACGTGGATCGGTATCGGCATCAAGAAGCACGGTATGAAGTACTTCGTGATTGCCACCGTTCCTTCGGGCGTGCCGTGGTACATCCTTCCGGTTTTGGTACCGATCGAAATAATCTCCAACTTCCTGGTCCGGCCGATCACGCACAGCCTGCGTCTGTTCGCCACCATGATGTCCGGACACCTGATCATCATGCTCGCCGGCGCCGGCATTGAATACCTCCTGGTCCTCCAGGACAACATCCTGCTCCAGGCCTCTTCAGTGCTGGTGCTGGGCGGCGGTATCGCCATGTACATGCTTGAAGCGCTGATCATGGTGCTCCAGGCCTACGTTTTCACCCTGCTGACCGCCATTTACATCCAGGGCGCGCTGGCGGACGATCACTAA
- a CDS encoding F0F1 ATP synthase subunit C, producing the protein MEITGSLNAIGYGLSAIGGAIGVGLVFFAYISGVARQPEAQRVLQPIAFLGLALTEALAILGLVLAFILG; encoded by the coding sequence ATGGAAATCACGGGTAGCCTCAACGCAATCGGCTATGGCCTCTCCGCTATCGGCGGCGCCATCGGCGTGGGCCTTGTCTTCTTCGCCTACATCAGCGGCGTTGCACGCCAGCCGGAGGCACAGCGCGTCCTCCAGCCGATCGCCTTCCTGGGTCTGGCACTGACCGAAGCACTCGCTATTCTTGGTCTGGTTCTCGCGTTTATTCTTGGCTAA
- a CDS encoding F0F1 ATP synthase subunit B, giving the protein MDQVVLLAASEGTNPLIPNVWEILVTGVSFAILMFIVVKFVVPAFEKTYAERTEAIEGNIAKAEAAQAEASAALDEYKAQLSDARAEANAIREEARAEGAQILADLKAKAASESARITEQAHVQIAAERQAAVTSLRAEVGTLATELAGRIIGETLEDDARAARVVDRFLGELENENAGAAR; this is encoded by the coding sequence ATGGATCAGGTAGTTCTGTTGGCAGCCTCTGAAGGCACCAACCCCCTGATTCCCAACGTCTGGGAAATCCTGGTGACGGGAGTCAGTTTCGCCATACTGATGTTCATCGTCGTCAAGTTTGTGGTTCCCGCCTTCGAGAAGACGTACGCGGAGCGCACGGAAGCCATCGAAGGCAACATTGCCAAGGCCGAGGCCGCCCAGGCCGAGGCCAGCGCAGCGCTGGACGAATACAAGGCGCAGCTTTCCGATGCCCGCGCCGAAGCCAACGCCATCCGTGAAGAGGCACGCGCCGAAGGCGCTCAGATCCTCGCGGACCTGAAGGCCAAGGCAGCTTCCGAGTCCGCTCGGATCACTGAGCAGGCACACGTGCAGATCGCTGCAGAGCGGCAGGCGGCTGTCACGTCGCTCCGCGCTGAAGTGGGCACGCTGGCAACTGAGCTGGCTGGACGCATCATCGGCGAAACGCTCGAGGATGACGCCCGCGCTGCACGCGTGGTTGACCGTTTCCTTGGGGAACTGGAAAACGAGAACGCAGGTGCAGCTAGGTAA
- a CDS encoding F0F1 ATP synthase subunit delta codes for MAGVSSESLAVAHEQLEAKLPLASLSLAEELFGILGVLDSSAGIRRALTDPARQSDAKAALVSQLVRGKVSAQAETIVADLVSSRWRSPRDLGDALEELAATVVSATAENRGSGLAGLDSLEDDLIRFNRAVASSHELQRALSEPQASPEAKIALAEKLVPGASPEALVLIRQAVTHPRGLKPSALVARFLELVAGRQKRWIAEVRAARPLTQEQLSRLQSSLNGLYGRELKINADVDPSLIGGVRIAVGDEILDSSVVSRLSDLRRKLAV; via the coding sequence ATGGCAGGAGTATCGAGCGAATCACTCGCCGTGGCACATGAGCAGCTGGAAGCCAAGCTTCCGCTTGCTTCGCTGTCACTGGCAGAGGAACTCTTTGGAATCCTGGGCGTCCTCGACAGCAGCGCCGGTATCCGGCGCGCGCTGACCGATCCCGCCCGTCAAAGCGATGCCAAGGCGGCGCTGGTTTCACAGCTGGTACGCGGCAAGGTTTCGGCTCAGGCCGAGACCATTGTGGCGGATCTGGTCTCCTCGCGTTGGCGGTCTCCGCGTGACTTGGGTGATGCGCTCGAGGAACTGGCTGCCACTGTTGTTTCAGCAACGGCAGAAAACAGGGGATCGGGCCTTGCCGGTCTCGACTCCCTGGAAGATGACCTCATCCGGTTCAACCGGGCGGTAGCTTCCAGCCACGAGCTGCAGCGGGCACTGTCGGAGCCACAGGCATCGCCTGAGGCAAAGATCGCCCTGGCCGAGAAGCTGGTGCCCGGGGCAAGCCCCGAAGCACTGGTCCTCATCCGCCAGGCAGTCACGCATCCGCGTGGCCTGAAGCCCAGTGCCCTTGTGGCACGCTTCCTGGAGCTCGTCGCCGGGCGCCAGAAGCGCTGGATCGCCGAGGTTCGGGCCGCCCGTCCGTTGACCCAAGAGCAGCTTTCGCGTCTGCAGTCCTCTCTTAATGGACTCTACGGCCGTGAGTTGAAGATCAACGCCGACGTTGACCCGTCACTGATCGGCGGCGTGCGGATCGCAGTGGGGGACGAGATACTGGATTCATCAGTAGTTTCCCGTCTGTCCGACCTCCGTCGGAAGCTCGCGGTCTAA
- the atpA gene encoding F0F1 ATP synthase subunit alpha: MAELTINADDVRNALNEFAASYEPGNAERVEVGRVTTASDGIARVEGLPSVMANELLRFEDGTLGLAQNLDTREIGVVVLGDFAGIEEGQEVHRTGEVLSVPVGDNFLGRVVDPLGEPMDDLGPIEAEGRRALELQAPGVTQRKSVHEPLQTGLKAIDAMIPIGRGQRQLIIGDRKTGKTAIAVDAILNQKANWESGDVQKQVRCIYVAIGQKASTVAEIKRTLEDRGAMEYTTIVASPASDPAGFKYLAPYAGSAIGQHWMYGGKHVLIIFDDLSKQAEAYRAVSLLLRRPPGREAYPGDVFYLHSRLLERCAKLSDDLGAGSMTGLPIIETKANDVSAYIPTNVISITDGQIFLQSDLFNANQRPAVDVGISVSRVGGAAQQKAMKKVSGTLKLELAQYRDMQAFSMFASDLDAATRQQLTRGARLMELLKQGQYAPYPVEEQVVSIWAGTNGYLDDVPVEDVLRFEGEFIDHLKHSTSVLTTLAQTGKLEDSTVDELKKRVVAFKEGFFGEGDNHMVAAGHEEHSALGEDAVDQEKIVKQKR; encoded by the coding sequence ATGGCCGAATTGACCATCAACGCCGACGACGTCCGTAATGCGTTGAACGAATTTGCGGCGTCCTACGAACCCGGAAACGCAGAGCGCGTCGAAGTTGGCCGCGTAACTACCGCCAGCGACGGCATTGCCCGTGTGGAGGGCCTGCCCTCCGTCATGGCAAACGAGCTGCTTCGGTTCGAGGACGGCACACTGGGCCTCGCCCAGAACCTTGACACCCGCGAAATCGGTGTCGTTGTACTCGGCGATTTCGCCGGGATCGAAGAAGGCCAGGAAGTTCACCGCACCGGTGAAGTCCTGTCCGTACCTGTCGGGGACAACTTCCTCGGACGGGTTGTTGACCCGCTGGGCGAGCCGATGGATGACCTCGGCCCGATCGAGGCTGAGGGACGCCGTGCACTGGAACTCCAGGCGCCGGGCGTAACCCAGCGTAAGTCGGTCCACGAACCGCTCCAGACCGGACTCAAGGCCATCGACGCCATGATTCCGATCGGCCGCGGCCAGCGCCAGCTGATCATTGGTGACCGCAAGACGGGTAAGACCGCCATTGCCGTTGACGCCATCCTTAACCAGAAGGCCAACTGGGAATCCGGCGACGTCCAGAAGCAGGTGCGCTGCATTTACGTAGCCATCGGCCAGAAGGCGTCCACGGTTGCTGAAATCAAGCGGACCCTCGAAGACCGCGGCGCAATGGAGTACACCACCATTGTTGCTTCGCCGGCGTCGGACCCCGCAGGCTTCAAGTACTTGGCTCCCTACGCCGGTTCGGCCATTGGCCAGCACTGGATGTACGGCGGCAAGCACGTCCTGATCATCTTTGATGACCTGTCGAAGCAGGCTGAAGCCTACCGCGCCGTATCCCTGCTGCTCCGGCGCCCGCCGGGCCGCGAAGCATACCCGGGCGACGTGTTCTACTTGCACTCCCGCCTGCTGGAACGCTGCGCGAAGCTGTCCGATGACCTCGGCGCCGGTTCGATGACGGGCCTGCCCATCATCGAGACCAAGGCCAACGACGTCTCGGCCTACATCCCGACCAACGTCATCTCCATCACCGACGGTCAGATCTTCCTGCAGTCGGACCTCTTCAACGCCAACCAGCGCCCCGCCGTCGACGTCGGTATTTCCGTGTCGCGCGTCGGTGGTGCCGCTCAGCAGAAGGCCATGAAGAAGGTCTCCGGTACGTTGAAGCTGGAACTGGCCCAGTACCGCGACATGCAGGCATTCTCCATGTTCGCTTCGGACCTGGACGCAGCCACCCGTCAGCAGCTCACCCGCGGTGCGCGCCTGATGGAACTCCTCAAGCAGGGTCAGTACGCTCCGTACCCCGTTGAAGAGCAGGTTGTTTCCATCTGGGCCGGCACCAACGGCTACTTGGACGATGTTCCCGTGGAAGATGTGCTCCGCTTTGAAGGCGAGTTCATCGACCACCTGAAGCACAGCACTTCGGTGCTGACCACCCTGGCGCAGACGGGCAAGCTTGAGGATTCCACTGTGGATGAACTCAAGAAGCGCGTAGTCGCGTTCAAGGAAGGGTTCTTCGGCGAAGGCGACAACCACATGGTTGCTGCCGGCCACGAAGAGCACTCCGCCCTGGGCGAAGACGCTGTTGACCAGGAAAAGATCGTCAAGCAGAAGCGCTAA
- a CDS encoding F0F1 ATP synthase subunit gamma, whose amino-acid sequence MGAQIRVYRQKIASTTSMQKIFKAMELIAASRIGKARTRVAASLPYSNAITRAVSAVASQSEIDHPLTTEPENIRRAAMVILTSDRGLAGSYSASVLKQSESLAELLREEGKEVKTYLVGRKAQAYYDFRDRESARVWTGNTDAPDFETAREIGRALLDDFNTDYEDGGVDEIHIVYTRFKSMVVQEPTVIRLLPLEVVEEEAKSETELLPLYEYEPEPEKVLDALLPRYIESRIFAAMLQAAASELAARQRAMKSAGDNASDLIKKYTRLRNNARQAEITQELSEIVAGADALSAS is encoded by the coding sequence ATGGGAGCCCAAATTCGGGTCTACCGTCAGAAGATCGCTTCGACGACGTCGATGCAGAAGATCTTCAAGGCGATGGAGCTGATTGCTGCCTCTCGCATTGGAAAGGCACGCACCCGTGTGGCTGCGTCATTGCCGTACTCCAATGCGATCACCCGTGCCGTTTCTGCTGTGGCGTCCCAGTCGGAAATCGACCACCCGCTGACTACCGAGCCGGAGAACATCCGCCGGGCAGCCATGGTGATCCTGACCTCCGACCGTGGTCTTGCTGGTTCGTATTCCGCCAGTGTGCTTAAGCAAAGCGAATCCTTGGCCGAACTGCTCCGTGAAGAGGGCAAAGAGGTCAAGACCTACCTGGTGGGACGTAAGGCGCAGGCGTACTACGACTTCCGTGACCGCGAATCTGCGCGTGTCTGGACCGGAAATACCGATGCACCGGACTTTGAAACCGCCCGCGAAATCGGCCGGGCCCTTCTTGATGACTTCAACACCGACTACGAAGACGGCGGCGTGGACGAGATCCACATTGTCTACACGCGCTTCAAGTCAATGGTTGTCCAGGAACCCACGGTGATCCGCCTGCTTCCGCTGGAGGTGGTGGAGGAAGAAGCGAAGTCCGAGACTGAGCTGCTGCCTCTCTACGAATACGAGCCCGAGCCCGAAAAGGTTCTTGACGCACTGCTGCCGCGCTACATCGAGTCGCGCATTTTCGCAGCCATGCTTCAGGCAGCCGCTTCCGAGCTTGCCGCCCGCCAGCGCGCAATGAAGTCCGCCGGGGACAACGCCAGCGACCTTATTAAGAAGTACACGCGACTTCGCAATAACGCCCGCCAGGCCGAGATCACCCAGGAACTGTCCGAGATTGTGGCCGGTGCCGACGCGCTCAGCGCGTCCTAG
- the atpD gene encoding F0F1 ATP synthase subunit beta, producing MTAQTVEHGSDSVASGATGRIARVIGPVVDVEFPADAIPTIYNALTTELTLNGETRTITFETSQHLGDNLVRAISMQATDGLVRGAAVKDTGAPISVPVGDGVKGHIFNVLGKPLDVTEDELEITERWPIHRKAPNFADLEGSTEMLETGIKVIDLLTPYIKGGKIGLFGGAGVGKTVLIQEMITRVARNFGGTSVFAGVGERTREGNDLWVEMEEAGVLKDTALVFGQMDEPPGTRLRVALSGLTMAEYFRDVQNQDVLLFIDNIFRFTQAGSEVSTLLGRMPSAVGYQPNLADEMGLLQERITSTKGHSITSMQAIYVPADDYTDPAPATTFAHLDATTELSREIASRGLYPAVDPLTSTSRILDPQYVGQEHYDTAVRVKQILQKNKELQDIIAILGIDELGEEDKIVVARARRIQQFLSQNTYTAKQFTGVEGSTVTIKETIEGFKAICDGDVDHIAEQAFFNVGSMDDVMANWAKIQEQTGK from the coding sequence ATGACTGCCCAAACTGTCGAGCACGGATCTGATTCCGTAGCCTCGGGTGCCACCGGCCGTATCGCCCGTGTCATCGGCCCGGTTGTCGACGTCGAATTCCCGGCTGACGCAATCCCCACCATCTACAACGCGCTGACCACCGAGCTGACGCTCAACGGTGAGACCCGCACCATTACGTTCGAAACGTCCCAGCACCTCGGCGACAACCTCGTGCGCGCCATCTCCATGCAGGCCACCGACGGCCTGGTCCGCGGCGCAGCCGTCAAGGACACCGGCGCACCGATCTCCGTCCCCGTTGGCGACGGCGTCAAGGGCCACATCTTCAACGTCCTGGGCAAGCCCCTGGATGTTACCGAGGATGAGCTCGAAATCACCGAGCGCTGGCCCATCCACCGCAAGGCTCCGAACTTTGCGGACCTCGAAGGTTCCACCGAGATGCTGGAAACCGGCATCAAGGTCATCGACCTTCTCACCCCGTACATCAAGGGTGGAAAGATTGGCCTGTTCGGCGGCGCCGGTGTCGGCAAGACCGTCCTGATCCAGGAAATGATCACCCGTGTTGCCCGCAACTTCGGTGGTACCTCGGTCTTCGCCGGTGTTGGCGAGCGTACCCGTGAGGGCAACGACCTCTGGGTAGAAATGGAAGAGGCAGGCGTCCTGAAGGACACCGCCCTAGTGTTCGGCCAGATGGATGAGCCGCCGGGAACGCGTCTTCGCGTGGCCCTGTCCGGCCTGACCATGGCGGAGTACTTCCGCGATGTGCAGAACCAGGACGTGCTGCTCTTCATCGACAACATCTTCCGCTTCACGCAGGCAGGTTCCGAAGTTTCAACGCTTCTGGGCCGCATGCCGTCCGCCGTGGGTTACCAGCCGAACCTGGCTGACGAGATGGGTCTCCTGCAGGAGCGCATCACGTCCACCAAGGGTCACTCGATCACGTCCATGCAGGCCATTTACGTGCCTGCTGATGACTACACCGACCCGGCCCCGGCCACCACGTTCGCGCACTTGGACGCCACCACGGAACTTTCCCGTGAAATCGCATCCCGCGGCCTGTACCCGGCCGTTGACCCGCTGACCTCCACGTCGCGCATCCTTGACCCGCAGTACGTGGGCCAGGAGCACTACGACACGGCTGTCCGCGTCAAGCAGATCCTCCAGAAGAACAAGGAACTGCAGGACATCATCGCCATCCTCGGCATTGACGAGCTCGGCGAAGAGGACAAGATCGTCGTGGCACGTGCGCGCCGCATCCAGCAGTTCCTGTCCCAGAACACCTACACCGCCAAGCAGTTCACCGGCGTCGAGGGCTCCACGGTTACCATCAAGGAAACCATTGAGGGCTTCAAGGCCATCTGCGACGGCGACGTGGACCACATTGCCGAGCAGGCCTTCTTCAACGTCGGCAGCATGGACGATGTCATGGCCAACTGGGCGAAGATCCAAGAGCAGACCGGGAAGTAA